A portion of the Bacteroidota bacterium genome contains these proteins:
- a CDS encoding TetR/AcrR family transcriptional regulator: protein MPFAIQIKLNEKLYLRNPEDSELGRKIIGKSIHLIEEIGFEEFTFKKAAKEINSTEASIYRYFENKHKLLVYLISWYYAWIDYLIDYQTNNIVFAEERLKIIIRIISESYKEDPAISHIDESLLHKIVVAESAKAYLTKLVDKENKAGFFSSYKILNKKIGSVIQEVNTNYPYPNSLASTIIETAHEQLFFGQHLPSLSDIKAEKNQSQNIADFLEHLVFSVLKSK, encoded by the coding sequence ATGCCTTTCGCAATCCAAATTAAATTAAACGAGAAATTATACTTACGCAACCCAGAAGATTCTGAATTAGGTCGGAAAATTATTGGCAAGAGTATTCACTTGATTGAAGAGATTGGTTTTGAGGAGTTTACTTTCAAAAAGGCAGCAAAGGAAATTAATTCAACAGAGGCCTCAATTTACAGGTATTTTGAAAATAAACACAAGTTGTTGGTTTATCTTATATCCTGGTATTATGCATGGATAGATTATCTAATAGATTACCAAACAAATAACATAGTATTTGCCGAGGAAAGATTAAAAATTATTATTAGAATTATTTCTGAGTCATATAAAGAAGATCCTGCCATTTCTCATATTGATGAAAGTCTTCTTCATAAAATTGTGGTAGCAGAATCAGCAAAGGCGTATTTAACTAAATTGGTTGATAAGGAAAACAAAGCTGGTTTTTTCAGCAGCTATAAAATTTTGAATAAAAAAATAGGTTCTGTTATTCAGGAAGTAAATACGAATTATCCATATCCCAATTCCCTGGCAAGTACAATTATTGAGACTGCTCATGAGCAGTTGTTTTTCGGACAGCATTTACCCTCTTTGTCCGATATTAAAGCAGAAAAAAATCAATCCCAAAACATTGCCGATTTTCTTGAACATCTTGTGTTTTCTGTACTTAAATCCAAGTAA
- the can gene encoding carbonate dehydratase produces MDPFYKTLLDNNKKWVEEKLGEDPDFFDKLAKGQTPPLLWIGCSDSRVPANEITGTKPGEVFVTRNIANMVIHTDMSMLSVLDYAVNVLDVKHVVVCGHYGCGGIKAAMGNSQFGIIDNWLRHIKDVYRLYQEELDSIEDENVRLNRFVELNVIEQVYDLSKTSIIQNAWKNRKAPEVHGWVYDIHNGLIIDLDVTVKDDSELSSVFKFENIKKKITS; encoded by the coding sequence ATGGATCCATTTTATAAAACATTACTGGACAACAATAAAAAGTGGGTTGAAGAAAAACTGGGAGAAGACCCTGATTTTTTTGATAAACTTGCAAAAGGGCAAACTCCGCCACTTTTATGGATTGGATGCTCAGATAGCAGGGTTCCTGCAAATGAGATTACAGGAACAAAACCAGGGGAAGTTTTTGTTACCCGCAACATTGCAAATATGGTTATACATACGGATATGAGTATGCTAAGCGTATTGGACTATGCAGTTAATGTACTTGATGTTAAACATGTTGTTGTTTGTGGGCACTATGGTTGCGGAGGTATAAAGGCAGCCATGGGAAATTCACAATTTGGAATTATTGATAACTGGTTAAGGCATATTAAGGATGTATATCGACTTTATCAGGAAGAGTTAGACAGCATTGAAGATGAAAATGTAAGGTTGAACAGGTTTGTTGAACTCAATGTTATTGAACAAGTTTATGATTTGTCAAAAACTTCAATTATTCAAAATGCCTGGAAAAACAGAAAAGCCCCTGAAGTACATGGCTGGGTATATGATATTCACAATGGATTAATTATTGATCTGGATGTAACAGTAAAGGACGATTCAGAACTTTCCAGTGTTTTTAAATTTGAAAACATTAAAAAGAAAATAACTTCTTAA
- a CDS encoding DUF4434 domain-containing protein, whose translation MRAFFIHILIAIVLTIPQVLLSQPIKVEIRKQKENSYILYREGKPYFIKGAGGFKYLDQLKTSGGNSLRLWNTDNAQSYLDSAQALGLTVTLGLFMGTKQTEFDYDNEQQVLEQFLFIKSEVLKYKDHPALLLWGIGNELHLNEKNKKVWNAVNEIAKMIHEIDPNHPTSTMLAGAPPKVLKYISKHCQNLDLIGINVFKELPSVPYILEQAGWNKPYIISEWGASGYWESAVTPWKAFIEESSSQKALTCQSNYENFIKRDKGLCLGTYVFIWGSKNEGTHTLFGLFLNTGEATSMVDMLSYLWTGYWPETKAPVLNTLTLEKKQAYDNITLPPGKVITAQVKSRATNEGELNIKWALFKENESTFNSGEYIEVLFDCEGGNVSFHSPNENGAYRLFVYVFDHNLNKAATGNIPFLIQTPIKIKGNGK comes from the coding sequence ATGAGAGCTTTTTTTATCCATATTCTAATAGCAATTGTGCTTACAATACCACAAGTTCTATTATCCCAACCTATAAAAGTAGAAATAAGAAAGCAAAAAGAAAACAGCTATATTTTATATAGAGAGGGGAAGCCTTATTTTATAAAAGGGGCAGGAGGATTTAAATATTTGGATCAGTTAAAAACGAGTGGCGGAAATTCATTAAGATTATGGAATACCGACAATGCACAATCTTATTTGGATAGTGCTCAAGCGCTGGGTCTAACAGTTACTCTTGGATTGTTTATGGGAACAAAACAAACAGAATTTGACTATGACAACGAGCAACAGGTTTTGGAGCAATTCCTTTTTATAAAAAGCGAGGTTTTAAAATATAAAGATCATCCAGCCTTGTTGTTGTGGGGAATTGGCAATGAGCTTCACTTGAATGAAAAAAACAAGAAGGTTTGGAATGCTGTTAATGAAATAGCCAAAATGATTCATGAAATTGACCCAAATCACCCAACATCAACAATGCTTGCGGGCGCACCTCCTAAAGTATTGAAATATATCAGTAAACATTGCCAGAATTTGGACTTAATAGGCATAAATGTTTTTAAGGAACTACCAAGTGTGCCTTATATACTTGAACAGGCAGGGTGGAACAAGCCTTATATTATTTCCGAATGGGGCGCATCCGGTTACTGGGAGAGTGCTGTAACTCCCTGGAAAGCATTTATTGAGGAAAGCAGTTCACAAAAAGCCTTGACTTGTCAGAGCAATTATGAAAATTTTATTAAAAGAGACAAGGGTTTGTGTCTTGGAACCTATGTTTTTATTTGGGGAAGTAAAAACGAAGGAACACATACCCTTTTTGGCTTGTTCCTAAATACAGGGGAAGCAACATCAATGGTAGATATGTTAAGCTATTTGTGGACAGGGTACTGGCCTGAAACCAAAGCACCTGTTTTGAACACCCTAACCCTGGAAAAAAAGCAAGCTTATGATAACATTACTCTTCCACCAGGGAAGGTTATTACTGCACAAGTAAAAAGCAGGGCTACAAATGAAGGAGAATTGAATATAAAATGGGCCTTGTTTAAAGAAAATGAATCCACATTTAATTCAGGAGAATACATAGAAGTTCTGTTCGATTGCGAAGGCGGAAATGTATCTTTTCATTCACCCAATGAAAATGGAGCTTACCGGCTTTTTGTTTATGTTTTTGACCACAATCTGAATAAAGCAGCAACTGGGAATATTCCTTTTTTAATTCAAACCCCTATTAAAATAAAAGGAAATGGAAAATAG